CTTGCTGCGATGCCAGTTTTGCCATAATGCAGACACCTGGGAGATTGGCACAGGCAAACAGATGTCTGTTTCTGAAATCATTGATGATCTGAAAGCCTATCTCCCTTTTATTGAAGCATCTGGCGGCGGCATCACTGTAAGCGGAGGTGAACCACTTTTACAGATTCCTTTTATAACTGAACTTTTCAAGGAGTGCAAAAAACTAGGAGTGCACACCACCATTGATTCCTCAGGAGGATGTTATTCAACCGCCCCTCTTTTTCAGGAGCAGCTGGCAGAGCTATTGAATTACACTGACCTGATCCTATTAGATTTAAAACATATCAATAGAAAAAAACATATCAAACTGACAGGAATGGCCAATGATCACATCTTGGATTTTGCCCGCTTTTTATCTGATCATCAAGTTCCAATTTGGATTCGCCACGTCCTGGTTCCTGGCGTCAC
This window of the Mesobacillus jeotgali genome carries:
- the pflA gene encoding pyruvate formate-lyase-activating protein, with the protein product MIGNIHSIETFGTVDGPGIRYVIFTQGCLLRCQFCHNADTWEIGTGKQMSVSEIIDDLKAYLPFIEASGGGITVSGGEPLLQIPFITELFKECKKLGVHTTIDSSGGCYSTAPLFQEQLAELLNYTDLILLDLKHINRKKHIKLTGMANDHILDFARFLSDHQVPIWIRHVLVPGVTNEIEDLSKLGEFIGTLENAKKLEVLPYHKLGVYKWEALGLEYPLKDVEPPADDEVENAYKLLTAHIAVN